A DNA window from Brassica napus cultivar Da-Ae chromosome C1, Da-Ae, whole genome shotgun sequence contains the following coding sequences:
- the LOC106375408 gene encoding trans-Golgi network-localized SYP41-interacting protein 1 isoform X2 → MDKKKNRADPLAAGRQKFRQKKADKNTDHKKDPKGSTSQGKSSKKSGKKHEPKPDASAVSDEAEAPSDVAAGGVSSHVNIGEEAVDHENAAAHKDVSVVASTSELDTLQPGNTTATSDSGADLRKEVANSESDISVALYTEEENVKSIDIGGAGAVDSLISDPADTEKRVTHDDASISVDGIFPVSGNLTEGLGVEVESGSGNEEKHHQPSSLPDSVPDVGKMQEDDGSQKEQFSELSAKPDVDSMANEERQKSFPTFADSSVSPSHFSEGSSVAFDPAELEGKTSEIRSQHIGEAAELNEEKPEASIDFRDNRNHVLSTEPKESSTADVASQLQMPESVSISGLLSHEEPCEKDTLNPSGEVSAAHVHEGRSVSFSQLMDMVQGLGQDEFQVLCNAREAASSTGPGTSSLERLREELFVSSTMEDILHVQLTEQSHLQNEFDHQHNQLEAELSQLRASYNAVKERNISLVEELSDCQSNLYAATSSNEKLKNQLLATEAQVEDFTSKMNELQLSLQKSLLDLSEAKEKLINLQVENDEKKELLEEKESKNYEIKHLSSELCDSKNSAAVLKAEVERLEKTVGPLTDEKINLVEEKYNLLGEAEKLKEELANCKSLVTLQEVDNSNRMEMLSLLKGQQTKLEEDNLHLTEENEKAHLEVSAYLISEIYLLSEYSNLKEGYSLLNNKLLKFQEEKEHLVEDNDKLTHELFILQERMSTVQEERIRLAAELGEAKARLDKLAEENTSLSSSIQVEKSGIVDISNEDASELINQEIPETSGRRLEVGVTSKQSVPSEEVMDASSGFSSLNENLEKGEKMIQNLEEAIKQILTDSSLRKSSNKADTPAVSKLIQAFESKGQQEEHESEKGQLTGDQSDVFVSVNVQISNLRGLLEQLVLNARKAGIQFNELNDDRTATNQRLEELNVEFASHQDHINLLEADTIENKISLEVLKNCSCELQHKNHELELLCESLKQRNDSIGLENTELTKKLSSCLSRIYELENQLESLQNNLSSMLTSMEEQVVALQDESLKAMMLEHELTSSVSQFGEAVVRLDDCLLRSGTAGAHIGLDMTKHLSNSVGMAVKVIDDLEEKLEVAYAKHESSSNTYEELTQSFNILLEKNESATASMHRFFADLTKLITESCGSVEMAKLKVENLAVADPFNDGYCENLMEAMRNILSERLELQSVIDKLQSDLSSKTNDMEELTQRSLDPTSLRDLVEKVEGVLEIESGGISFESPSLYVEFLVSQLVQKFIESEDLANLIRKQLEAKENELMEIQESILHHKAEIDGLRENLSQAEESLVAVRSELQERSNELEQSEQRLLSTREKRSIAVAKGKGLIVNRDNLKQLLAETSAELQRCSEELSLKDTKLKEVEVKLKTYTEAGERVEALESELSYIRNSATALRESFLLKDSLLHRIEEILEDLDLPEHFHARDILDKVEWLARSANGNSLRPSDWDQKGSDGGAGYVPSEPCREDGQTGTSSENNLRIKFEELQGKFYGLAEQNEMLEQSLMHRNNLIQKWEALLENIDMPLQLKSMEVENKIEWLASTISEAAHDKYTLQQKIDNLEVYCQSLTADLEVSQKQESDVEANLRSVDNERADLSEKLETLNGDRDNLSARAIHLEVENEELKNQVKDLHGKLVEKLGNEEQLQTLEGDLLSLRYTINDVIEEDGLQDLAVASNSETLDVLLRKLIDYYKKLVKSSLSRERDDNFCETRPSNADVRSGELLGTHEATSHGHHPENIVEATSRDIIVVESPDVASLTRDLDEALRVQKLVREERDLHMEKQQSLVAENEALDKKIIELQEFLKQEEQKSASAREKLNVAVRKGKALVQQRDSLKQTIEEMNAEHGRLKSEVIKRDEILLENEKKIRELESYAIRVEALESECQLLKNHLQETENILQERSDTLSMTLNALNSINIGDEGDRYEPVLKLQRISQLFQNMSTAVTSAEQESIKSRRAAELLLAEVNEVQQRNDNMQEELSKCTYEIEQLFRAKDAAEAAKIEAISRCENLSMVNNEEKKKLYAQVMSIGTNVNTLRKVLAGTNSCLADIFTMNMEFLHHLKANMESCAKQTGTHLSGWPQGSTGYFVDKEIFSRLSAALSNVNLHENPNGGNITEICGSLSRNLDQFVADVSHLEENVSKHLASWQEQVNTVSTSINTFFRSIGTDSKNAALGEKVALLYGACSSVLAEIESRKAELVGNDNFNMSLHQVEEDYSSMESVRSMVNRLSSAVKELVVANAETVERNEKEMKVIIANLQRELHEKDIQNDRMCNELVGQVKEAQAGAKIFAEDLQSASARMHDMQDQLSILVRERDSLMERVKELQEGQVSHLELQEKVTSVSNLLSAKDQEIEALMQALDEEESQMEDLKHRVTELEQEVQQKNLDLQKAEASRGKISKKLSITVDKFDELHQLSENLLAEIEKLQQQVQDRDTEVSFLRQEVTRCTNEALVASQNYSKRDSEEIEAVLSWFNTIASLIGLEDSPSTDAQSHVNRYMETLEKKIASILSETEELRLVGQSKDSLLEAERSRVAGLRQKEAALERILHEKESQPNISASEIVEVEPLINKRTTSGASIPSQVRSLRKGNNDQVAISIDADQPDESLSLEDDDDKAHGFRSLTTSRVVPRFTRPVTNMIDGLWVSCDRTLMRQPALRLGIMIYWAILHALLASFVV, encoded by the exons atggacaagaagaagaaccgTGCTGATCCACTCGCTGCTGGGCGACAGAAG TTTCGTCAAAAGAAGGCTGACAAAAACACTGATCATAAAAAGGACCCCAAGGGCAGTACAAGCCAAGGAAAATCCTCCAAAAAATCTGGTAAGAAGCATGAGCCTAAACCTGACGCAAGTGCTGTCAGTGACGAGGCAGAAGCTCCGTCTGATGTGGCTGCAGGAGGTGTTTCATCTCATGTGAATATTGGCGAGGAGGCTGTTGATCATGAAAATGCAGCAGCTCACAAGGATGTTTCAGTCGTTGCTTCAACATCAGAACTTGATACGCTTCAGCCAGGGAACACTACAGCAACTTCTGATAGTGGAGCTGATCTGAGAAAAGAAGTAGCGAATTCCGAAAGTGATATCAGCGTAGCATTGTACACGGAAGAAGAGAATGTGAAGAGTATCGACATAGGAGGGGCTGGCGCAGTAGATTCTTTGATATCTGACCCTGCAGACACCGAGAAGAGAGTTACACATGACGATGCATCTATTAGTGTTGACGGGATCTTCCCTGTTTCTGGAAACCTAACGGAGGGGCTAGGAGTTGAAGTTGAAAGTGGGTCTGGGAATGAGGAAAAGCACCATCAGCCATCATCGCTGCCTGACTCTGTTCCTGATGTAG GGAAAATGCAGGAAGACGATGGTTCACAAAAGGAACAGTTTTCTGAATTATCTGCAAAGCCAGATGTGGATTCGATGGCAAATGAAGAAAGGCAAAAAAGCTTTCCAACCTTTGCGGATTCTTCTGTTTCCCCTTCTCACTTTTCAGAAGGATCCTCAGTTGCATTTGACCCAGCTGAACTAGAAGGAAAAACTAGTGAAATTAGAAGCCAGCATATTGGGGAAGCTGCAGAGCTTAATGAGGAGAAACCAGAAGCATCTATTGATTTTCGTGATAACAGAAATCACGTGCTTTCGACTGAACCTAAGGAAAGCTCTACTGCAGATGTGGCTAGTCAGCTGCAAATGCCTGAGAGCGTCAGTATATCTGGATTATTGAGCCATGAGGAACCTTGTGAAAAGGACACATTAAATCCTTCTGGAGAAGTTTCTGCTGCTCATGTTCATGAAGGCCGCTCAGTTAGCTTCTCACAGCTTATGGATATGGTTCAAGGACTTGGACAAGATGAATTTCAAGTGTTGTGCAACGCAAGAGAGGCTGCTTCCAGTACTGGGCCCGGAACAAGCTCGTTGGAGCGATTAAGAGAAGAACTATTTGTTTCGAGTACCATGGAAGATATACTCCATGTGCAACTCACAGAACAGTCTCATTTACAAAACGAGTTTGATCATCAACATAACCAATTAGAAGCTGAACTATCACAGCTTCGTGCATCATATAATGCGGTGAAAGAGAGGAATATTTCTCTTGTAGAGGAACTTTCAGATTGCCAGTCTAACCTCTACGCTGCTACAAGCTCAAATGAGAAACTCAAGAATCAGCTTCTTGCTACAGAAGCACAAGTGGAGGATTTCACTTCTAAGATGAATGAGTTGCAGCTTAGCTTACAAAAGTCCCTATTGGATCTATCTGAGGCGAAAGAGAAGCTCATCAATCTTCAGGTGGAGAATGATGAGAAAAAGGAACTTCTTGAAGAAAAAGAATCCAAGAACTATGAGATTAAGCATCTTTCATCTGAGTTATGCGATAGCAAAAACTCAGCGGCTGTACTAAAGGCAGAAGTTGAGCGATTGGAAAAAACAGTTGGCCCACTGACAGATGAGAAGATAAATCTTGTCGAGGAAAAATATAACTTATTGGGTGAGGCAGAGAAGTTAAAGGAAGAATTGGCTAATTGTAAGTCTTTAGTCACCTTGCAAGAAGTGGACAATTCAAACAGAATGGAGATGCTTTCGTTGCTGAAAGGCCAGCAGACTAAGCTTGAAGAGGATAACCTGCATCTCACAGAAGAAAATGAGAAAGCACATCTAGAAGTGAGTGCATATCTGATCTCGGAGATTTATTTATTGTCTGAGTATTCCAATCTTAAGGAAGGGTATTCTTTGCTGAATAATAAACTCTTGAAGTTTCAAGAGGAGAAGGAACATTTGGTTGAGGACAATGATAAACTTACGCATGAGCTCTTTATTCTTCAAGAGCGTATGTCTACCGTACAAGAAGAGCGGATTCGTCTAGCAGCTGAGTTAGGGGAAGCAAAAGCGCGCCTTGATAAATTGGCCGAAGAAAATACATCTCTGAGTAGCAGCATCCAGGTAGAAAAATCTGGAATTGTAGACATAAGTAATGAGGATGCTTCAGAATTGATCAATCAGGAAATACCTGAAACATCTGGTAGAAGGCTAGAAGTCGGGGTTACAAGTAAACAGAGTGTACCTTCAGAGGAGGTAATGGACGCTTCTTCGGGGTTTTCTTCCTTGAACGAGAATCTGGAGAAAGGTGAGAAAATGATTCAGAACCTTGAAGAGGCAATTAAGCAGATCCTCACCGATTCTTCATTGAGAAAGTCTAGCAATAAAGCTGACACGCCAGCAGTATCAAAATTGATTCAGGCTTTTGAGTCAAAGGGGCAACAGGAAGAACATGAATCAGAAAAGGGACAGTTAACTGGTGATCAGTCAGATGTGTTCGTTTCTGTGAATGTGCAGATTAGCAATTTGAGAGGCTTGCTTGAACAGTTAGTGTTGAATGCTAGGAAGGCTGGTATACAATTCAATGAATTAAATGATGACAGGACAGCAACAAATCAACGACTCGAAGAGCTTAATGTCGAGTTTGCATCTCACCAGGATCACATCAATCTTCTCGAGGCAGATACTATTGAGAATAAGATTTCGCTTGAAGTTCTGAAGAACTGTTCTTGTGAGCTGCAACACAAAAACCACGAACTAGAACTTCTCTGTGAATCATTAAAGCAGAGAAATGATAGTATCGGTCTAGAAAACACGGAGCTCACCAAGAAGCTGAGTTCTTGCTTATCAAGAATTTATGAGCTTGAAAATCAGCTGGAAAGCTTACAGAATAATTTAAGCAGCATGTTGACGTCAATGGAAGAACAGGTAGTGGCCTTGCAGGATGAATCTCTAAAGGCAATGATGCTAGAACATGAACTTACATCATCAGTATCTCAGTTTGGTGAGGCAGTTGTGAGACTTGATGATTGTTTACTCAGATCTGGAACCGCTGGAGCTCACATTGGCTTAGATATGACCAAGCATTTGTCAAATTCTGTTGGCATGGCTGTGAAGGTGATTGACGACCTGGAGGAAAAACTAGAAGTTGCTTATGCGAAGCATGAGTCCTCCTCAAATACATATGAGGAGTTGACGCAGAGTTTCAACATTTTGCTTGAGAAGAATGAATCTGCAACTGCTTCAATGCATAGGTTCTTTGCTGACCTGACGAAACTGATTACTGAATCATGCGGGTCTGTGGAGATGGCCAAACTTAAAGTTGAAAATCTTGCCGTCGCTGATCCTTTTAACGACGGTTATTGTGAGAATCTGATGGAAGCTATGCGAAACATTCTTTCTGAGAGGCTTGAACTTCAGTCGGTGATTGATAAGCTACAGTCGGACTTGTCGAGTAAAACAAACGATATGGAGGAACTGACGCAGCGAAGCCTTGATCCCACTTCACTTCGAGACTTGGTTGAGAAAGTTGAGGGTGTTCTGGAAATTGAAAGTGGCGGAATTAGTTTTGAATCCCCTAGTTTATATGTGGAGTTTCTGGTTTCCCAACTTGTTCAGAAGTTTATAGAGTCTGAGGACTTGGCTAATCTCATCAGAAAACAGTTAGAGGCCAAGGAGAATGAGCTGATGGAGATCCAGGAGAGTATACTGCACCATAAAGCTGAAATTGATGGTCTCAGGGAAAATTTAAGCCAGGCAGAGGAGTCCCTTGTGGCCGTACGATCTGAGTTACAAGAGAGATCTAATGAACTTGAACAATCAGAACAGAGGTTATTATCTACTAGAGAGAAGCGTAGCATAGCTGTTGCAAAAGGAAAAGGTCTGATTGTTAATCGTGACAATCTCAAGCAGTTGTTGGCCGAAACCTCTGCTGAGCTTCAGAGGTGCTCAGAGGAATTGAGTTTGAAGGACACAAAGCTTAAGGAAGTAGAAGTAAAGCTTAAGACTTATACAGAGGCAGGTGAACGTGTGGAGGCATTAGAATCTGAGCTTTCTTACATCCGAAACTCAGCTACTGCACTTCGAGAATCCTTTCTTCTCAAAGACTCTCTGCTTCACAGAATTGAAGAAATTTTGGAAGATTTGGATCTCCCAGAGCATTTTCATGCTCGAGATATACTCGACAAGGTGGAATGGCTAGCAAGATCAGCTAACGGCAACTCTTTACGCCCCTCTGATTGGGATCAGAAGGGTTCTGATGGAGGTGCTGGATATGTTCCCTCTGAACCCTGCAGGGAGGATGGTCAAACTGGCACAAGTTCTGAGAATAACTTAAGGATCAAGTTCGAGGAACTCCAAGGGAAGTTTTATGGGTTGGCTGAACAGAATGAAATGCTGGAGCAGTCCTTGATGCACAGGAATAATTTAATTCAGAAATGGGAAGCGCTCCTAGAGAATATTGATATGCCTCTACAGCTAAAGTCCATGGAAGTGGAAAATAAGATCGAGTGGCTTGCAAGTACAATATCAGAGGCTGCACATGACAAGTATACTCTCCAGCAGAAGATTGATAACCTTGAAGTCTATTGTCAATCACTAACTGCTGATTTGGAAGTCTCACAAAAGCAAGAAAGTGATGTCGAGGCAAATCTTCGATCTGTTGATAATGAGAGGGCAGATCTTTCTGAAAAACTTGAAACTCTGAATGGGGATCGAGATAATCTTTCAGCGAGGGCCATTCACCTTGAGGTTGAGAATGAGGAACTGAAGAATCAAGTTAAAGATCTGCATGGAAAATTGGTTGAGAAACTTGGGAATGAAGAACAACTTCAGACTCTTGAAGGAGACCTATTGAGTTTGAGATACACGATTAATGATGTTATAGAGGAAGATGGCTTGCAGGATTTGGCTGTAGCAAGTAATTCTGAGACCTTGGATGTACTTCTGAGAAAGCTGATAGACTATTATAAGAAGTTGGTTAAATCTAGTTTGTCACGTGAAAGAGATGATAACTTCTGTGAAACTCGTCCATCAAATGCCGATGTTAGAAGCGGAGAGTTATTGGGTACACATGAAGCAACTTCTCATGGGCACCATCCTGAAAATATAGTCGAAGCAACAAGTAGAGACATAATAGTAGTAGAGTCGCCTGATGTTGCTTCCCTAACAAGAGATCTGGATGAAGCACTGCGTGTACAGAAGCTGGTAAGGGAAGAAAGGGATTTGCACATGGAAAAACAGCAATCCTTGGTTGCTGAAAATGAGGCATTGGATAAGAAAATAATAGAATTGCAGGAGTTCCTTAAACAAGAAGAGCAGAAGTCAGCTTCTGCAAGAGAGAAGTTAAACGTAGCTGTCAGGAAAGGGAAAGCGTTGGTCCAACAAAGGGATAGCCTGAAGCAAACTATTGAGGAGATGAACGCTGAACATGGTCGCCTAAAATCCGAGGTTATCAAACGAGACGAAATACTCTtggaaaatgaaaagaaaattaggGAGTTGGAATCTTACGCTATAAGGGTGGAAGCCCTAGAGTCCGAGTGCCAATTGTTGAAAAATCATTTgcaagaaacagaaaatattttgcaGGAAAGAAGTGATACGTTGAGCATGACATTGAATGCGTTGAATAGCATTAATATTGGTGATGAAGGTGACAGATATGAGCCAGTTCTGAAGCTTCAACGGATCTCGCAACTCTTTCAGAATATGAGTACAGCTGTGACTTCTGCTGAACAGGAGTCAATAAAATCTAGAAGAGCAGCTGAGTTGCTACTTGCTGAGGTGAACGAGGTTCAACAGAGAAACGATAATATGCAAGAGGAGCTATCAAAATGTACCTATGAAATTGAGCAACTTTTCAGAGCGAAGGATGCAGCGGAGGCTGCAAAAATTGAAGCCATATCCCGTTGTGAAAATTTGTCTATGGTCAAcaatgaagaaaagaagaagctaTATGCTCAGGTGATGTCCATTGGAACTAATGTGAACACTCTGAGGAAAGTTCTCGCAGGTACCAACAGTTGCCTAGCTGATATTTTCACCATGAATATGGAGTTTCTGCATCATCTGAAGGCAAATATGGAATCATGTGCGAAGCAAACTGGTACTCATTTGTCTGGCTGGCCTCAGGGTAGTACAGGGTATTTTGTAGACAAG GAAATCTTTTCACGCTTGAGTGCTGCCTTGTCCAACGTCAACTTGCATGAAAATCCAAATGGTGGAAACATCACGGAAATTTGTGGTTCGCTCTCTCGAAACCTTGATCAGTTTGTGGCTGATGTTAGCCATCTCGAAGAGAATGTAAGCAAGCACCTGGCATCATGGCAAGAACAGGTCAACACTGTATCAACCAGTATTAATACCTTTTTCAGGTCAATAGGAACAGACTCAAAAAATGCTGCTTTGGGTGAAAAAGTTGCCTTGCTTTATGGAGCATGTTCCAGCGTGTTGGCGGAAATTGAAAGCCGTAAGGCCGAACTGGTTGGAAACGACAATTTCAACATGAGCCTCCATCAAGTAGAAGAAGATTATTCGTCCATGGAGTCTGTCAGGTCCATGGTAAATAGGCTATCATCAGCCGTTAAAGAGCTTGTTGTAGCAAATGCTGAGACTGTGGAAAGAAATGAAAAGGAGATGAAGGTGATCATTGCCAATTTGCAAAGGGAGTTGCACGAAAAGGATATCCAAAATGATAGGATGTGCAATGAACTTGTGGGTCAAGTTAAGGAAGCCCAGGCCGGTGCTAAAATCTTTGCAGAAGATCTTCAATCTGCAAGTGCCCGGATGCATGATATGCAAGACCAGCTGAGTATTTTGGTGCGGGAACGGGATTCTTTGATGGAGAGAGTAAAAGAGCTGCAAGAAGGGCAGGTCTCGCACTTAGAATTACAGGAGAAGGTCACATCGGTTAGCAATCTACTATCTGCAAAAGACCAAG AAATCGAGGCATTAATGCAAGCGCTTGACGAGGAAGAGTCTCAGATGGAGGATCTGAAACACAGGGTTACTGAATTAGAACAGGAAGTGCAACAGAAGAACCTGGATTTGCAGAAAGCCGAAGCTTCTCGTGGGAAGATTTCCAAAAAGCTATCAATTACTGTGGATAAATTCGATGAGCTCCATCAACTCTCTGAAAATCTTCTTGCTGAAATCGAGAAACTTCAACAACAAGTGCAAGATCGGGATACCGAGGTTTCTTTCTTGAGACAAGAAGTCACTAGGTGCACTAACGAGGCTCTTGTTGCTTCTCAGAACTACTCTAAGAGAGATTCCGAAGAGATCGAAGCTGTACTGTCTTGGTTCAACACAATAGCTTCACTAATTGGTCTAGAAGATTCACCTTCCACCGATGCTCAGAGTCACGTAAACCGCTACATGGAGACACTTGAGAAAAAGATCGCGTCTATACTATCTGAAACAGAAGAGTTACGGCTGGTCGGACAAAGCAAGGATTCGTTGCTTGAAGCTGAGAGGAGTAGAGTGGCTGGGCTCAGACAAAAAGAAGCAGCTCTTGAGAGAATACTACATGAGAAGGAATCGCAACCAAACATTTCAGCGTCGGAGATCGTTGAAGTGGAACCTCTG ATAAATAAGCGGACGACAAGTGGAGCATCGATCCCATCTCAAGTCAGGAGTTTGCGTAAGGGAAACAACGATCAAGTCGCTATTAGTATAGATGCAGATCAACCTGATGAAAGCCTGAGCTTAGAAGACGACGATGATAAAG CTCATGGGTTTAGATCACTCACCACGTCAAGAGTCGTTCCAAGATTCACAAGACCAGTGACAAACATGATCGATGGTTTATG GGTCTCGTGTGACCGGACGCTTATGAGACAACCTGCATTACGGTTAGGGATAATGATATACTGGGCGATACTGCATGCTCTTTTGGCTAGTTTCGTCGTCTAA